The genomic interval tttggttgacttaactgccaaaccaaacaatcggttgtttcgtggtttcaaccgattgtttctttgaaaaatcctaacaaaattttgttttggttgttgaatgtgctttaaatgattttcaagtgaatacgctccttcattaattgctttgaccaatctttggaaaatataaatggtttgtttatgttttcaaacaagtaagagaaacagatttgagtttttcagttgtgacaaagttgatttcaagatttgaacattcacatcaaactttgggtttttcaaagagagtggaataagattgcaattgtattgatttcagtttgtactATGAACAAGTGCTCAACCTACTacatttctggtgttgtgttgccaaggagtgttgtgtgctcttgaggtggtcaagatcaatactcttggtgtgttttgTCAAAGGGAGTATGTTTCTTGAAgagttcaaggtcactactttggtggtttgtgtgttgtaatctggtttgattacttagtggactACCCAGTAGttttttggggactggatgtagcttttggcttaagagtgaagcagtataaactgttggtgtatctttctcttactctaaactcatttaaattctgttttaagctttactggtataaacaaccgattgtttttctgttgctttgttattttattgcttatattcttggctaacttgtttcatgttctggattcacacaaagaattttattaaaccttgaaaagttttcaaaaacctctcttaaacaattcaccccgtttaaggccatatattctaacacaaaGGATTATGGCAGTTTTGCAAGGACAAATAGAATAAAAACCATAACACTAAATCTAAGGTATTGGGCAAGTTAAATGAAATTTTTGTTGCTCAAAATTAGATGGAGGAAGGGAatgattcatatttttataagaaTTCTGATATCGTAGCCCATGTTTGGAGTTAATACCATAAACGCAAGTGCATGTCACCACTAATGTAGTATCCATATCCATCTAGAGAGAGGGAGTGGTCGGGGAGACGTGGTGGCTTGTTCAGCTTCGGTTGCGGACAAAATGGCGGACACCTCCTTTTTCTTCACCAACTTTCCCGAACATTTTCTGGAGAGAGATCTTTGGAAGGTTTTCCAAAGGTGGGGAAGGGTTCTGGATGTTTTCGTCTCAAGAAAACTCAACGCAAGGAACCAAAAGTTCGGCTTTGTAGGGTTTCAGGGAGTGAATGACGTCTTTTCTTTGGAAAGAGAGCTGTATGCAATCTGGATTGGCACCTGGAAGCTGCAGGTGAACCTTCCCAAATATCAAATGAAGGATGGGCCAAGGAAGCAGAGGAATGAAGGGCCTAGGCTCGGGTGGATTCCAAAGATGAACACAACGCATCCTAGGGAAGCATGGAATGTGAAGGGAAAGCAGATGGAGCAGTTTTCGTTTGCTCAAGTTGTTTCAGACAGTGTAGTCAAGAACGGAGTTGGTGAGAACGTAAACAGTTTACAGGGGGATGAGAAAGTTACTCAGATTACAGTGGAATTAGAGCAGGATTCTTGGCTGGAAGGAATTTACGTTGGTTGTTTTAAGGAGTTTCCATGCATGCAATTGGTCAAGGAGAGCTTTGTGATGGGAGGTTTTAGTCTAGTCAAATTGAGATATCTTGGGGGAATTGCTCTGCTCTCATGTGGCGAAAAAGGGAGTCTGCAAAAGATCATAGCAGATAACAGAACATGGTTTGACGAAGTGTTCTCGTCGGTTACGCCTTGGGATGGTTCGTTTGCTTCGAAAGAACATTTTGCTTGGATACGCTGCAGAGGAATCCCGTTACAGCTGTGGTGCaatcagattttttttaaagtaggGGCTGTGGTGGGGGAGGTGGTGGAGATTGATGAAGCTACCGAGAAGAGAGAAACGTTGGAGTTTGCATGATTTAGGGTTAAATTGCTGGTAAGCACCATTGTCAATATGGTGAAGAAGTTTAGTATTAACGGCTACGTGTGTAAGGTGACTTTCGAAGAAGAGATGACTTTTCCGGAGATATATGTTGGCAGGTGGGATGGTGGTGGCTCTAAGGTAGACACCGAAGCAAGCTCAGTTGAAGATAGCTTAGGGGCTAGTTTGTGTGATTCTGTGGATTCGGGGTGTGGCGCGGCCGGAGACGGAGGAGTGGGCGACCCCGGTGGAGGAAGAATGGGGGTTGAGGAGACGGTCCAAGGCAAGCTGGGTTCGAGTTGCCTTGGTAAGGAGCGCAAGCTGCATGAGGGGTTTGTTCAAGAACAATTAAGAGGGTCATTGGTGCACGGCTCTTTTAGTGGTTCTAAGACAAAGAAAGTAGAGCCAACATTAAATGGTGAGCTGGCTTTGCCCAATGAGACCGTGGCAGCAGGAGATGAAAAGGCAGGGAGACTTGTAGATGCCGAGAATACTGGTGAAAGTGTGCTTAAATGCAACAAGAATGACCCAATAGGGTGCGTTTCCAAAGTGGTTGGAGCGGCTGCGGTTCACGAGGAGAGTGTTTATGGTGCGGCGGATGCTGGAAGTGGGCCCCCTTCTCTTTTAAAGGAGAGCTTCCCATTTATTGGATGCTTGGAAAGAAGAGTAGTGAGTGGGAAAGACGAGGATTGGGCAATTAATGGGCAGTTGGCATGTCCGATAACTCTGAAACAGGATTCAAGGCTCATGTGTCTTCCAAACAGTGTTAAGGAGGACGCCGCAGACAGGTTCGATTCGGTCTAGACGGGTTTTGTAAGTAGGGTTGAAGATTCTTTAAGGACAAACCCATCTTTGGACGCAGTGGAACAATCTGGGGCCAGGGTGGATGGAGAAGGAGATGTTGGGTGCTTGATTCTTAACGTTGACAAGTTAGAAGATGAGGAGGAAGCAAGGAGGACCGGGGTTTCATCTTCGAGGGAGTGTGGGAGGTCTTCACCTCCGGGAGGAACGTCAGCGGGAGTGGAAGGCTGTGTGGAAGGAGGGGACAATAGGGTTTCTTCGAAGGGTAGGTTGTCGAGTCTGGTTGGAGAAGTAGAAGGGAAACATCCCTCGGTGGATCAAGTTTTTTTGGTTCATCAAACTGGCACTTCGTCGAATTCTATTTTCACTTCTGACAGTGCAATTGAGAATTGTAACAGGATCTTCTGGGTAAAGACCGATAAGAACGTGGCTGCAGGTGTATGGGAGGTAGGGAAAGAAGCAGGGTTTTCGTTCCCTGGCCGAGATGAAGTAGTTTTAAATGGCATTTATTCACTATCTAATCAAGGTGGAGTGACTACAAGAAAGATGTGGAAAGAAAGGAGTAAGTTTGTCAATGAAGATTCTTAGTCTAAATATCAGAGGGGTAGACGGAGCAGTGAAAAGGAATTATGTGAGGGACTTGATCAGCAGGGAGCAGGTAGACATGGTGTGTTTACAAGAGACGAAGTGTTCGGATTTTAGCAGGGAAAAGGTGTGTCTTCTTTGGGGGACAAACGAAATGGAATGGGTGGAAAACAAAGTTGTTAACAGCGCAGGCGGAGTGATTACGATGTGGAGTAATAAGTCGTTTCAGTTGTCCAGTTATGTAAATGGGAGGAATTTTATGGTGTTAGAAGGGGTTTGGAAGAGGGGCGTCGGAACCCACGTAACTATTGTGAATATTTATTGTTCTGGTTCTTTAAGGGAAAAGAAAGAGATGTGGAACGAGGTTAGTGGTTTTAGACAGGGTCAATTATCAAAGGTTTGGTGTATCATTGGGGACTTTAATTCTATCAGAAGGCAGGAGGAAAGGAAGAATGTGTTTTCGTCTTCTGACTATTCTAGAGAAATAAAGGGTTTCAATGATTTCATCGAAAGTTCAGAATTGGTAGATATTCCGTTGGTGGGTAGGAAGTTTACTTCGTTCAAGCCCAACGGGTTGGTAAAAAGCAGGATTGACAGGGTGTTAGTCTCTAAGGAGTGGTTGGATTTTTGGCCAAACAGCCAACAATTCGTCTTAAATAGATCAATCTCGGATCATTGTGCAGTTATTTTGAAGGAAGTCTCAGTGGATTGGGGCCCGAAGCCTTTTAGATGTTTGGATGTGTGGCGGAAAGATAACAGGTTTAAAGAGTTCGTGAGATCGAGTTGGTCTTCTTACAAGGTGGTGGGAGGGGGAATTTTTGTGtttaaaagaaaagttgaaaaagCTAAAAGTAGATTTGAAGGTGTGGAACAAGGAAGTCTTCGGAGATGTGAATCAGGCTAGCAAGGAAATCCAAAAAAGGTTAATCGAATTAGACTTTCGTGATGACGAAGTCGGGTTAGTCGAGTCTGAAAGGGACGAAAGAAAGTCGTTCTTTGCTAAAATTACCGAGTCCAAGTCTAAACAAGAGGcgattttatttcaaaaagcaAGGCAGAGTTGGATAAAGCAGGGGGATCTCAATACGAAGTTCTTTCATTCTGCGGTAAAATGGAGAAGGGCAAGGAACCAGTTTCATGGTGTTTTCGATAATAACAAATGGTGTGATAATAAGGAGGAGGTAAAGGTTAAGGTCTGTAAGTTCTTTGAAGAGAGGTTCGCCAGGAACGATGATTGTCAGGTCAGACTGGACAAGGTTAGTTTCAATACTATTTCGGAAGCTGACAATGATATGTTAGTTGGTGCTTTTACTGAAGAAGAGGTCATAGCAGCGATTTGGGGGTGCGATAGT from Phaseolus vulgaris cultivar G19833 chromosome 1, P. vulgaris v2.0, whole genome shotgun sequence carries:
- the LOC137815917 gene encoding uncharacterized protein, which codes for MADTSFFFTNFPEHFLERDLWKVFQRWGRVLDVFVSRKLNARNQKFGFVGFQGVNDVFSLERELYAIWIGTWKLQVNLPKYQMKDGPRKQRNEGPRLGWIPKMNTTHPREAWNVKGKQMEQFSFAQVVSDSVVKNGVGENVNSLQGDEKVTQITVELEQDSWLEGIYVGCFKEFPCMQLVKESFVMGGFSLVKLRYLGGIALLSCGEKGSLQKIIADNRTWFDEVFSSVTPWDGSFASKEHFAWIRCRGIPLQLWCNQIFFKVGAVVGEVVEIDEATEKRETLEFA